Proteins from a genomic interval of Gadus macrocephalus chromosome 2, ASM3116895v1:
- the aclya gene encoding ATP-citrate synthase: MSAKAISEQTGKDFLYKYICTSAAVQNRFRYANVTAETDFDRLAKEHPWLLTERLVVKPDQLIKRRGKLGLVGVNLDLQGVKAWLKPRLMMETTVGKAKGILKNFLIEPFVAHKQEEEFYVCIYASREGDYVLFHHEGGVDVGDVDAKAQKLLVGVDEKITEEAVQKQLLTHVPKDKKSVLASFIVGLFNLYEELFFTYLEINPLVATKDGVYVLDMAAKIDATADYLCKAKWGDVEFPPPFGREAYPEEAYIADLDAKSGASLKLTLLNPRGRIWTMVAGGGSSVVYSDTICDLGGVNELANYGEYSGAPSEQQTYDYAKTILSLMTREKHNEGKVLIIGGSIANFTNVAATFKGIVRAIRDYQVPLKEHEVTIFVRRGGPNYQEGLRVMGEVGKTTGIPIHVFGTETHMTAIVGMALGHRPIPTQPPVAAHTANFLLNSSGGSSTPASSRTASFSDNKVSATSSPAKKPKTGTPAAKATNLFAKHTKSLVWGMQTRAVQGMLDFDYVCSRDEPSVAAMVYPFTGDHKQKFYWGHKEILVPVYKNMADAMKKHPEVDVLISFASLRSAFDSTMETMQYPQIHTIAIIAEGIPEAHTRKIIKRADEKGINIIGPATVGGIKPGCFKIGNTGGMLDNILASKLYRPGSVAYVSRSGGMSNELNNIISRTTDGVFEGVAIGGDRYPGSVFTDHVLRYQDTPGVKMIVVLGEIGGMEEYKICQGIKEGRITKPVVSWCIGTCATMFTSEVQFGHAGACANQASETAVAKNEALKEAGAFVPKSFDELGDLIKSVYDDLVGEGVIVPAAEVPPPTVPMDYSWARELGLIRKPASFMTSICDERGQELIYAGMPITEVFKSELGLGGTLGLLWFQRRLPRYACQFIEMCLMVTADHGPAVSGAHNTIVCARAGKDLISCLTSGLLTIGDRFGGALDAAAKQFSKAFDGGMLPMEFVNKMKKEGNLIMGIGHRVKSINNPDMRVQILKDFVKLHFPATQLLDYALDVEKITTSKKPNLILNVDGFIGVAFTDLLRTCGGFTRDEADEFVEIGALNGIFVLGRSMGFIGHYLDQKRLKQGLYRHPWDDISYVLPEHMSM; this comes from the exons ATGTCGGCCAAAGCTATCTCAGAGCAGACGGGGAAGGACTTCCTGTACAAGTACATCTGCACCTCTGCGGCCGTCCAAAACCGGTTCCGCTACGCGAACGTGACGGCAGAGACAGACTTCGACCGACTGGCCAAGGAGCACCCATGGTTACTCACAGAG CGGCTGGTGGTGAAGCCCGACCAGCTGATCAAGAGGCGGGGAAAGCTGGGCCTGGTTGGCGTCAACCTGGACCTGCAGGGCGTGAAGGCGTGGCTGAAGCCTCGGCTCATGATGGAGACCACC GTGGGAAAAGCCAAGGGGATTCTGAAGAATTTCCTCATCGAGCCATTTGTCGCCCATAAGCAG GAAGAGGAGTTTTACGTGTGCATCTACGCCTCGCGGGAGGGCGACTATGTGCTGTTCCACCACGAGGGCGGTGTGGATGTGGGTGACGTGGACGCTAAGGCGCAGAAGCTGCTGGTGGGTGTGGACGAGAAGATCACAGAGGAGGCCGTCCAGAAACAGCTGCTCACCCATGTCCCCAAGGACAAGAAATC TGTCCTGGCCAGCTTTATCGTGGGTCTCTTCAACTTGTACGAAGAGCTCTTCTTCACCTATTTGGAGATAAACCCACTAG tggctaCCAAAGACGGCGTGTACGTTCTTGACATGGCGGCAAAGATTGACGCCACGGCCGATTACCTCTGCAAAGCTAAGTGGGGAGATGTGGAGTTCCCCCCACCCTTCGGCCGGGAAGCCTACCCAGAG GAGGCGTACATCGCAGACCTGGACGCCAAGAGCGGCGCTAGCCTGAAGCTGACCCTGCTGAACCCGCGGGGGCGGATCTGGACCATGGTGGCGGGCGGAGGCTCTTCTGTGGTTTACAG CGACACGATCTGCGACCTGGGCGGGGTCAACGAACTGGCCAATTACGGGGAGTATTCCGGAGCGCCGAGTGAGCAGCAAACCTACGACTACGCCAAGACCATCCTGTCCCTCATGACCCGAGAGAAACACAACGAGG GAAAGGTTTTGATCATTGGTGGAAGCATTGCCAACTTCACAAATGTTGCCGCTACATTTAAG GGAATAGTCCGGGCCATCAGAGACTACCAGGTACCTCTCAAGGAGCATGAGGTCACCATTTTCGTTCGTCGCGGTGGACCTAACTATCAGGAAGGACTGCGGGTGATGGGGGAAGTGG GGAAGACAACTGGCATCCCCATACACGTCTTCGGCACCGAAACCCACATGACTGCCATCGTTGGCATGGCGCTGGGCCATCGACCCATCCCCACCCAGCCCCCGGTCGCCGCCCACACTGCCAACTTCCTTCTCAATTCTAGTGGTGGCTCATCG ACTCCTGCGTCCAGCAGAACCGCCTCCTTCTCTGACAACAAAGTCAGTGCTACTAGCTCACCTGCTAAGAAGCCCAAGACGGGCACACCCGCTG CCAAGGCAACCAACCTCTTTGCCAAGCACACAAAGTCCCTGGTTTGGGGCATGCAGACGCGGGCTGTGCAGGGCATGCTGGACTTTGACTACGTCTGCTCCAGGGACGAGCCGTCGGTCGCTGCCATGGTCTACCCCTTCAC TGGGGACCACAAGCAGAAGTTCTACTGGGGCCACAAGGAGATCCTGGTCCCGGTCTACAAGAACATGGCCGACGCCATGAAGAAGCATCCCGAGGTGGACGTGCTCATCAGCTTCGCCTCGCTGAGGTCGGCTTTCGATAGCACTATGGAGACCATGCAGTACCCCCAG ATTCACACCATAGCCATCATCGCGGAGGGCATCCCAGAAGCCCACACCCGGAAGATCATCAAGAGGGCAGACGAGAAGGGTATCAACATCATCGGTCCAGCCACG GTGGGCGGCATCAAGCCGGGCTGCTTCAAGATCGGCAACACGGGGGGCATGCTGGACAACATCCTGGCCTCCAAGCTGTACCGGCCCGGCAGCGTGGCCTACGTGTCCCGCTCCGGGGGCATGTCCAACGAGCTCAACAACATCATCTCCCGCACCACCGACGGCGTCTTTGAGGGCGTGGCCATCGGaggggacag GTACCCAGGCTCAGTGTTCACGGACCACGTGTTGCGCTATCAGGACACCCCAGGGGTCAAGATGATCGTTGTtctgggagag ATTGGAGGAATGGAGGAGTACAAGATCTGCCAGGGGATCAAGGAGGGCAGGATCACCAAGCCCGTGGTGAGCTGGTGTATCGGAACCTGTGCCACCATGTTCACCTCAGAG GTCCAATTTGGCCATGCCGGAGCATGCGCCAACCAGGCCTCAGAGACGGCCGTGGCCAAGAACGAGGCACTGAAGGAGGCCGGAGCATTCGTCCCCAAGAGCTTCGACGAGCTGGGAGACCTCATCAA GTCAGTGTATGATGATCTCGTGGGCGAAGGCGTGATTGTGCCAGCAGCCGAAGTACCCCCTCCCACCGTACCAATGGACTACTCCTGGGCGCGG GAGCTGGGTCTCATCCGTAAGCCGGCCTCCTTCATGACCAGCATCTGTGACGAGCGGGGCCAGGAGCTGATCTACGCCGGCATGCCCATCACGGAGGTGTTCAAGTCGGAGCTGGGCCTGGGAGGCACACTGGGGCTGTTGTGGTTTCAGAGGAG GCTACCACGCTACGCCTGCCAGTTCATTGAGATGTGTCTGATGGTGACGGCCGACCACGGGCCCGCCGTGTCCGGCGCCCACAACACCATCGTGTGCGCCCGTGCCGGGAAAGACCTCATCTCTTGCCTCACGTCTGGCCTCCTCACCATT GGAGACCGGTTCGGAGGTGCCCTGGATGCCGCAGCCAAGCAGTTCAGCAAGGCGTTTGATGGCGGCATGCTGCCCATGGAGTTTGTCAACAAGATGAAGAAGGAAGGGAACCTGATCATGGGCATCGGACACCGGGTCAAGTCG ATCAACAACCCAGACATGAGGGTCCAGATCCTGAAGGACTTTGTGAAGCTGCACTTTCCCGCCACGCAGCTGCTGGACTACGCCTTAGACGTAGAGAAGATCACCACTTCAAAA AAACCAAACCTTATCCTTAATGTGGACGGTTTTATCGGCGTAGCTTTTACGGACCTGCTCAGGACCTGCGGTGGATTTACACG AGATGAAGCGGACGAGTTTGTCGAGATCGGAGCGTTGAATGGGATCTTCGTCCTTGGACGCAGCATGGGATTCATCG GACACTACCTGGACCAGAAGAGGCTGAAGCAGGGTCTGTACCGCCACCCCTGGGACGACATCTCCTACGTGCTCCCCGAACACATGTCCATGTAA
- the klhl11 gene encoding kelch-like protein 11: MCVCVCSVLSYTSLLKLRFLSSFERMAAAAPSPDDSVRNGSSTSTPSAIAGDGETEEAEDFTSASHCSELSRRQNEQRKQGLFCDVTLAFSSGAATGNVQSCEYSAHRSVLAAATDYFTPLLGGQFSESVSGRVEMKEWSSELGPDPETVESVIQYMYTGEIRVSTCNVHEVLEQADRFLLVQLKDFCGEFLKKKLSLTNCVAVHSLAHMYTLDQLALRAADMIRRNFHKVIQDDEFYTLPFHLVRDWLSDAEITVDSEEVLFEAVVKWVEKNSEDRGRYFEELFRLLRLPQIKPTYLTRVVKSERLVAANEACLRLVSEAVEGHAIHFENLKSADMELWSSHIVAFQPRFGQNMDVIMVVGGVSEGGDYLSECVGYFIYEDRWVNLPHIHNHLDGHAIAATESHVYVAGSMEPGFAKTVERYNPNRNTWEQVSNLTTRKHSFGLTCIKDILYSIGGHGNFSPGFKDVSVYEPEPDKWHNLESAPKILRDVKAVSVEDRYVYVTARTPVDTDNDDGLKTVTTRYDTESRQWQDVDSLPLIDNYCIFQMAVASTNFYHTASCCPKSYPVRDEVARQKISARISDDILESLPPEVTSIEGAAICHFDEDVFIIGGWKNSDDVDKQYRKEAYRYCAERKRWMLLPPMPQPRCRATACHVRIPYRFLYGCQRYPMPQNLARQRDRMQQMQQLHRRTLTLRRQLQSQIEC, encoded by the exons atgtgtgtctgcgtatgtaGCGTTCTTTCCTACACTAGTTTACTAAAATTAAGATTTCTTTCGTCCTTCGAAAGAATGGCAGCTGCAGCTCCCAGCCCGGATGATTCTGTCCGGAATGGTAGCAGCACCAGTACACCCAGCGCCATTGCTGGAGACGGGGAAACGGAAGAGGCCGAGGATTTCACCTCCGCCTCCCACTGCTCAGAGCTGTCTCGCCGGCAGAACGAGCAGAGAAAGCAGGGGCTTTTCTGCGACGTGACGCTGGCCTTCAGCAGTGGGGCGGCCACCGGGAATGTCCAGAGCTGCGAGTATTCAGCCCACCGCTCCGTATTGGCTGCGGCAACGGACTATTTCACCCCCTTGTTGGGGGGACAATTCTCCGAATCCGTGTCTGGACGAGTTGAGATGAAAGAATGGAGCTCTGAACTTGGGCCAGATCCAGAGACGGTGGAGAGTGTCATTCAGTATATGTACACTGGTGAAATACGCGTTAGCACCTGCAATGTACATGAAGTGTTGGAGCAAGCTGACAG GTTCCTTCTAGTGCAGTTGAAGGACTTTTGTGGAGAGTTTCTGAAGAAGAAGCTGAGCCTGACCAATTGTGTGGCGGTCCACAGTCTAGCCCACATGTACACTCTTGACCAGTTAGCTTTGAGGGCCGCTGACATGATTCGCCGCAACTTCCACAAGGTCATCCAGGATGATGAGTTCTACACACTGCCCTTCCACCTGGTCCGGGACTGGCTGTCTGACGCAGAGATCACGGTGGACTCTGAGGAGGTGCTCTTCGAGGCGGTGGTCAAGTGGGTGGAGAAGAACTCTGAGGATCGGGGCCGCTACTTTGAGGAGCTGTTCCGTCTGCTGCGCCTGCCCCAGATCAAGCCCACCTACCTGACTCGGGTGGTGAAGTcggagcgcctggtggccgccAACGAGGCCTGTCTCCGGCTGGTGTCAGAGGCCGTGGAGGGCCACGCCATCCACTTTGAGAACCTAAAGTCGGCCGACATGGAGCTGTGGTCCTCGCACATAGTCGCTTTCCAGCCGCGCTTCGGCCAGAACATGGACGTGATCATGGTGGTGGGCGGGGTGTCCGAGGGAGGGGACTACCTCAGTGAGTGTGTGGGCTACTTTATCTACGAGGACCGCTGGGTGAACCTGCCGCACATCCACAACCACTTGGACGGCCACGCCATCGCCGCCACCGAGTCCCATGTGTACGTGGCCGGCTCCATGGAGCCGGGCTTCGCCAAGACGGTGGAGCGCTACAACCCCAACCGTAACACCTGGGAACAGGTGAGCAACCTGACCACGCGCAAGCACTCGTTCGGCCTCACCTGCATCAAAGACATCCTCTACAGCATCGGCGGCCACGGCAACTTCAGCCCAGGCTTCAAGGACGTGAGTGTGTACGAGCCCGAGCCGGACAAGTGGCACAACCTGGAGTCCGCGCCCAAGATCCTGCGAGACGTGAAGGCGGTGAGCGTGGAGGACCGCTACGTGTACGTGACGGCGCGCACGCCCGTCGACACGGACAACGACGACGGCCTGAAGACGGTGACCACGCGCTACGACACGGAGAGCCGCCAGTGGCAGGACGTGGACTCGCTGCCGCTCATCGACAACTACTGCATCTTCCAGATGGCTGTGGCCTCCACCAACTTCTACCACACGGCCTCCTGCTGCCCTAAGAGCTACCCGGTGCGGGACGAGGTGGCGCGGCAGAAGATCAGCGCGCGCATCTCCGACGACATCCTGGAGAGCCTTCCGCCGGAGGTCACCAGCATCGAGGGCGCCGCCATCTGCCACTTTGACGAGGACGTGTTCATCATCGGCGGCTGGAAGAACAGCGACGACGTGGACAAGCAGTACCGCAAGGAGGCCTACCGCTACTGTGCCGAGCGCAAGCGCTGGATGCTGCTGCCGCCCATGCCCCAGCCGCGCTGCCGCGCCACGGCGTGCCACGTGCGCATCCCGTACCGCTTCCTGTACGGCTGCCAGCGCTACCCCATGCCCCAGAACCTGGCGCGCCAGCGGGACCGCATGCAGCAGATGCAGCAGCTCCACCGACGCACGCTCACCCTTCGCAGGCAGCTACAGTCCCAGATTGAGTGCTGA